The following nucleotide sequence is from uncultured Draconibacterium sp..
AAAAGAGAACTACGATCTGCGGAAAAAGGATTATACCAAAAAAATTGAGTCGGTAATTCATTATGCTACCGATTCGGCGACTTGCCGCAGCCAGATTCTTTTGAGCTATTTTGGCGAAACAGATGCAGCACCGTGTGGTACCTGCGATATTTGTAAAGAAAAGCAAAGACTGGCCCTGAGCGACTATGAGTTTGGGGCGCTTAGTAAACGGGTAAAAAGCTTTTTGGAAGCACCTTGCACTTACGAAAATCTGTTGTTCAAACTAAAAGGCGATCAACAAAAAATGCGCGAAGTAATCAAGTGGCTACTCGATAACAAAAAAATAATTTATCGCGTGGATAATTTGCTGGAGTGGAAGGAGTAGGGATTTGCCAGTCAGGGGCTGCTAGCTTCAAGCCACAAGCTTGAAGTTTACATATTAACTTATTCACTTTTTAGTCTCTCAATTCTCCTTTAATTCATGTCGCTGTAGACCTGTAGATAATTATGTCATTCGATAATTAACTATGTTTCAGAGCATAAAAGAATAAATGATTGCAGAGATGTCGTTGAATTTCTTATTTTTAACATAAATTAAAATTCAACATATTGAGCGTTATTCTTTGATTTACCATCAACAGATTTCACAAAATGTTTTGTTTATAACTGTAACAGTTAGTCTAAACCATGAATAAGAATTTTATCCTTCTTGTATCAACATTCTTTTTGTTTATTCAAGTCCATGCACAGTCACAAAAATTAAACATTAATTCTCCTTCATTGTCCTGGTCTCAGTTTAAGAGTGCTAATGTTTCTCAAGACTTTGAAAAATCAATAATTCAAGCCCGGCCATTTATATTAAATCCAAAGTTGACAAATTCAGAGGAACTTGTTCTTGGAGATACTCTTATGTTGGATTTGTTTTCAGATAAACACTACACCTCAGTAATACGAGAAAAATATACTATCGCCGATCATAATACAACATTTGTTGCAAAATTAGAGGGATTTGATTTTGCCTATTGTTTCCTTACTATATCAGAAACCAACTGTTTGTTAAATATCAACATACCCGAATTGCAAGAAAAATATAGAACCCACTTGGATTTAAAAGATCACACTCAGTACCTGACTCAGATTGATGAAAAACTAGGTGACATCTTACCAGGTGGGTATCTCGATTCAAGATTACGTGAAGTCTCGAAGAGTGGTTTGCAGAATGAAAATTTGAAAGGTCTTAAATTTGATAACAAACAAGACATCAGTTTAGAGTCAGATGCTATTAGAACTGCAGCAGATGATTCAGTTCAAATTGATATTTTATCTCTTTATACTCCGGCAGCAAAAGAATGGGCTGAGAATAACGGTAAAAATATTGATTTGCTTATTTCTCAAATATTTGCTTCGTGTAATATAGCATCTGAAAATAGTAAGCTAGGTATACATTTTAATAATGTTTATTCTACTCAGGTAGATTACACTGAATCGGGGAGTTCAGAAACAGATGCATATAACCTTCAAGACGGCCAAATTCCAGATGTTTATGAATTAAGGGATGTTACAAAAGCTGATTTGGTATTACTATTGGAAAAAATCGATGATTTTGGTGGTATGTCTACGTCATTATCCAACAGAAATGGTGATGATACTGAAGTGTTCTCGATTGTTCGTGTTCAGCAGGCAGATGATTTAAATATCGGGATTCATGAAATCGGACATCTGCTTGGAGCAGGGCATCATAAAATGCAAGAACCTAACCCCGGACCAACCTGGTGGAACAATACCTGGTTTGAAAACACTTGGTCGGCAGGTTGGAATTGGACCAGTGAATCAGGTGATTTTTGTAGTATAATGACTTACAGTGATGGTTTGTTTTTTTCAACTGGTAAAATCTTTAGTAATGTACTTAATTTTTCCGATCCCAATATTTTACATGATGTGCAACCAACAGGTGACTCATTGAACGCAGATAATGCACGGACCATTCGTGAGGTAAAAAGCAATGTTGCAAAATACCGGGAGAAAGAAAATTATGATTTGCCAGTTGTTTTTACGAAAAATGTATCAGAGCAAACAAAAAATGGTGTTGTTACAGGAGGTATTATCATTAGTGAAGGAAAATCGGAACTCTCTGCAAAAGGAATGGTTTGGAGCACAGAACGTATGCCAACTTTAGAGGATAACGTCATCAACGAAAGTTCCGGTTTGGACAATTTCGAAAGTGAGATTGATGGTCTTGTGCCAGGTTCAATGTATTATATTCGGGCTTACGCAACCAACGAATCCGGAACGGAATATGGGAACCAGGTGGTAGTACTATTCAATGGAGGAGAAGAGCGAGATTTTATTACGCTGTGGAAGATTCCTGAAGGACAAAATAAATTAGAATTCTTACTTGGTAGAGATGATACTGTTGCCTATAAATGGGAAACTGTGCCTGCTCAGGATAGTGGAAGTGGTGTTTTTTCTGAAGGTTTTGGATTGGTAGAGATTTCTGATTTACCTGCAGGAGATACCGTACGTTTACGTATTTCTTCAGAGAATTTAACTCGCTTTTGCAATTTTAATGAAAATTGTCCGGAAGATATGATAGCACCAGACCGGGAGAATCTTCTGAATGTAGAACAGTGGGGAACGGCGATGTGGAAAAGTATGCATGGAGCTTTTTGGGAGTGCACGAATCTTGACATAACAGCAACTGATATTCCCGATCTTCAAAATACTTTTAGCATGTATCGAATGTTTTCTTTTTGTGAGTCGCTAAATGCACCTGAAAACATAAATCTATGGAATGTGTCTTCCATACGCGACATGTCCTATGCTTTTTATTTTGCAGAGTCGTTTAATCAAAATATTGGTGATTGGGATGTTAGCCATGTGGAAAAAATGAAATTAATGTTTAATAATGCAAAAAGTTTTAACCAGGATATAGGTGGTTGGAATGTATCAAAGGTTAAAAATATGTGGGATATGTTTCAACATGCTGAAAATTTTAACCAGTATATAGGCAACTGGGATGTCTCAAATGTTACTGATATGGGACAGATGTTTGCAGGTGCATCAAAATTTAATCAGCCAATTGGCGATTGGGATGTATCCTCTGTAAGTAATATGTATGGCATGTTTAAAGAGGCAAGTACCTTTAACCACGAAATCGGTAATTGGGATGTTTCTAATTTAGTTAATATGGGGCTCATGTTTGATGGCGCAAATCAGTTCAATCAATATATTGGCGATTGGGATGTTGCTAACGTTGTGAACATGGAAGGAATGTTTTCCGGTGCACACGATTTTAATCAAGACATTGGTAGTTGGAACGTGTTGAAAGTGACCAATATGGGCATAATGTTTCAAGGTGCTTCTTCTTTTAATGCAGACATTAGTGCATGGGATGTCTCAAGTGTAACGAATATGGAAAATATGTTTTTCAACGCGTCTTCATTTAATTACGATTTGGGGGAGTGGGATGTTTCACATGTTACCAATATGAGAGCCATGTTTAAATCAGCTTTAAATTTTAATCAGGATTTAAGTAGTTGGAATGTTTCTAACGTCACTAATATGTTTTGGATGTTTAAATGGGCAAGAGATTTTAATCAAAATCTTGGGAAGTGGGATTTAACAGGAGTATCTAATTTGGAAGGGATGTTGGATGAATGTGGTTTAGATTGTGTTAATTATTCAAAAACATTAAAAGGGTGGTTTGAAAATGAGAACACACCTGACAGCATTACCTTAGGGGCTAAAAATTTACACTACAGTATAAATGTAAACAATGAAAGAGAAGGGCTAATTGTATACAAGGATTGGACAATTACAGAAGATACTGTTTCTGAAGATTGTGATTTTGATCCATCAGATATAACAAGTAGTGATGAAAAGACCATATTGAAGTCTGATATTGAGGTCTATCCAAATCCATCCTCAGATGAGTTGATTGTTAAGTACTTTGAAAATTCAACGGATATTAAATATGAAATTGTTTCATCATTGGGCAGCACTTTATTAGCAGGGAAGTTGACTGCTGAGTTGACTGAAATTCAGACAACACAATTACTTCCTGGGATCTATATAATCAGATTCGTAAATAACTCCTTTAGTAAAACAGAAAAAATAATCAAAAAATAAGTTTGAGGGTATAAGAGAATAGGAACATCTGGTATGCAATCGTGTACTAATTTCTCAGGCGATACGTATCTCAAGTAGAATTAATACCTCAGCTATTTTTTCAATGTAATCAGTGACTGTTTATCCAAAAATAATCTTAAACATCTTTCTATTGGTAAGACTCATTTCAATGTTTCTTCTTATTTTCTTAGTCTTATTTAATTTCTTCCAAATCGCAAAGCCGTTAAATATTTTTTATTTCGAAATTGTTAAAAAGAGAGCTTTAATGACAATTCTTTTGTCTCTCATTTTCAATATCTATTGACCTTTAATTTCCCTCCTTCCGGTTCCTTACTCCTGTCTTAAAAATCTTTACTACTTTTGCTGCAGTTTTTTTATTGAGTAAATTTAGATGTGAGTATGGATCAGATCGTATATTCAAAAAATGTAGTTGAATTTGTAACAGTGGCTAACGAGTACTGTTCTACCATCGAGAATGTTTCGCATCTCACTGCACAAGAGAATCTTGCAAAGTTGCAGAAATTGCTGCCATTGCTCTATTTGAAGGCTTCGGTTGTTGAGAAGATTGAAATGGAGATGGACGAAGAACTGGAGAAATTTGTAAGCGAACTCGACTATAATATGTTGCATCAGAAATGGTTGCAACTGCTGGGCGAAAACGATGGATTTTACGAGGTTTTCGATCCCAATATTCAGTTTGGAGAAGAAACGGTACGGGCGAGTGTTTCCGAAAATCTGTTGGATATTTACCAGGATTTGAAAGATTGTATCACGAATTACAGCATTGGTAACGAAGAAGTAATGAACGATGCTATTTCGGAGTGTATTTATCATTTCGAGGAGTTTTGGGGGCAGCAGTTGGTAAATGTTATGCGCGCTGTGCACATGCTGGTGTACAGTGGTGCCGATTTTTCGGAAAAGAGTAGTAATGAAGATGTGGTTCCGGGAAAAGGGAATCCGGAGTGGCTGGATAAATTCTGGGGAACCGATCAAGAAGAGGAATAGATGTTTAAAGAAAGTATTTCAAACGAAGAATTGACTGATTTGCCTTTAAAACGTTTTGAAGGCCAGATCATTTTAGTCGATTCGCTGCAAAAGGTAAAATACGCTCTTGAGGAGCTAAACGGAGCCAGCATTATTGGCTTTGATACCGAGACAAAACCTTCGTTTAAAAAAGGTGTGGTTAACAAAGTGGCTTTGCTGCAGTTGTCTACCAAAAACAAAGCTTTTTTGTTCCGGATTAACCGCATTGGTTTGCCGCGCGAAATTGTGGAATTACTGGCCAACGAAAACGTTATAAAACCGGGTGTTGCAATCCGCGATGACATTAAAGGACTACAGGAATTTGTACCTTTTAAACCGGGTGGTTTTGTTGAGTTGCAGGACGAGGCCAAAGAAATGGGCATTCAGAATTTCAGCCTGAAAAAACTAACGGCTATTGCCTGTGGTTTCCGCATTTCAAAAGGGCAGCAGTTAACCAACTGGGAGGCCAGCGAATTAACCGAAGCACAACAATATTATGCAGCTACCGACGCGTGGGCTGCATTGGAAATTTTCGAGAACTTTTCAAAAAATTAAAGATGGCAAAAGAGTTTGTCAAAGTTGTATTAAAGTCGGGTAAAGACCAGTCAGTACTGCGTTTTCACCCATGGGTATTCTCCGGAGCCATTAAAAAAATGTATGGAACGCCTGCCGAGGGCGACCTGGTAAAAGTGTATTCCAACAAAGATCAGTTTTTGGGAATTGGCCACTACCAGGTGGGATCAATTGCCATTCGAATTGTTTCGTTCGAAGAAGTTGAACCGGATTACGATTTCTGGAGAAGTAAAATAGAAAGTGCGTGGAACCTGCGTAAAATGACAGGATTTGATTACAATCCCGAAACCAATGTTTTTCGTTTGATCCATGCTGAAGGCGATGGAATGCCGGGACTGATCGTTGATTTTTATAACGGAACAGCGGTGATGCAAATGCACAGTATTGGCATGTACCTCATTCGCGAAGAACTGGTGAAAGCCTTGCAGGAAGTGATGGGCGACAAGTTAAAAGCCGTTTACAATAAAAGTGAAAAAACATTGCCGTTTAAAGCTGATGTAAAATCGGAAGACGGTTATTTGTTTGGTTCGGAATCAGAAACAGAGGTACAGGAATATGGGCTGCGTTTTAAAGTAGATTGGGAAAAAGGGCAGAAAACCGGATTCTTTGTCGACCAGCGCGAAAACCGAAAACTGGTGCAAGACTACTCAAAAGGCCGCGATGTCCTGAACATGTTCTGCTACACCGGTGGTTTTTCGTTTTATGCCATGCAGGGCGATGCAAAATCGGTACACTCGGTTGATGCATCGGCAAAAGCAATCGACCTTACCGATGAAAATGTGGAGCTGAACTTTCCGGGCGATGAGCGACATAAATCAACAGTGATCGATGGTTTTGAATACCTGAAAGATATTCAGGATAAATACGATCTGATTATCCTTGATCCGCCGGCATTTGCAAAGCACCGCAAAACATTGCCACAGGCGTTAAAAGGTTATAAACGTATAAACACCCGCGCTTTCGAGCAAATTCGTAGAGGCGGAATCCTGTTTACTTTCTCCTGTTCGCAGGTGGTATCGAAAGAGAAATTCAGGGAAGCCGTATTTTCCGCAGCAGCCATTGCCGGACGAAATGTTCGAATTCTGCACCAGATGAGCCAGCCTGTTGATCACCCGGTGAATATTTACCACCCTGAAAGTGAATACCTGAAGGGACTGGTTTTATATGTTGAATAGATGATTATTTTTATCATCTGAAAAATAAACAGAATAAGAGCCAAGAGCTCGCAGCTAATTAAGATATGAGCAAACAACAATTTACCGACAAGTACAACACCCAGCTGGAGGGAAAATCGATTGTTGAAAAATTGCAATTCCTGGTGGAACAACACCCGGGGAAAGTGGTTTTTACTACCAGCTTTGGATACGAAGACCAGGTAATTACCGATATTATTTTTAAAAACGACCTGCCCATAAAAGTAGTTACTTTAGACACAGGCCGTTTATTCCCTGAAACGTATAAAGTATACCGCAGCACACTTGAAAAATACAACAAGCCGATTAAAGCGTATTTTCCACCAACAGAAGAAGTTGAAAAACTATTGGATGAAAAGGGACCTTTCAGTTTTTACGAGTCGTTGGAGAATCGCAAAGAGTGTTGTTACATACGTAAGGTAATTCCATTAAAACGTGCTTTAATAGGAAACGAAATATGGATTACCGGTTTGCGTGCATCGCAAAGTGATAACCGAAGTGACATGAAATTTTTTGAGTACGATGAAGGAAACGACATTGTAAAATTCAATCCGTTAATGGAATGGAGCCTGGAAGAAACTATCGACTGGGTGAAAAAATACAATGTACCCTACAATGTGCTGCACGACAAAGGTTTTGTAAGCATTGGCTGCCAGCCATGTACACGCGCCATTCAACCCGACGAAGATTTCCGTGCCGGACGTTGGTGGTGGGAGCAGGGCTCAGGAAAAGAATGCGGTCTGCATTCTGTGAAAAAATAAATTTCAGATCAAAATACTGAAAGAAGGCACGGACGTTTCCGTGCCTTTTTTGTTTCCGAATATTTTGCACAGTATGGGTAGTGAATGACTGCGCCAAATTACAACGCAACTTTAAACCAAGAGGAAATTGCGGTTGATGATGCTGTTCCGCCCGGCCGTTGCGACATTCCTTTCATCTGTCCGCCACGACCTCCACCGCCGCCTGACATTCCTCCCATTCTGCCACCTGAGCCTTTTCCTTGTCCCGAGCTGCTCAAGCCTGACATAGAACCGCTTACGCGCATTGGAGATGATGGGGAATTACCGGTTTCCAAACCGGCAGAGAATGTTTGATCATCAGCAACCGGAATTTCTTTTAATGGCATCTGTAATTCCAAAACCAGTTCATTGTAATCGTTGGTGGTAAAATTAACCTCTATGGAATACAGGTGTGGACTGCGGTAAAAAGTAAATGCTTCGCCGTTGGTATTCCACGTCACTTTTTTTAGCACGTTGTTTATGGCTGCTGCCACATTTCCCTGCATTGCCAGATCCGGAGTTTGAATACCCTGAAAGCTTTGTCGATTCAATTGATCGGTTGAACGTTCAATTTTAAGTGCATATTTTTTCCCTTTTTTCCCTTGCGGATCGAAATACAGGTTCAGTCCGCTGCGCATAACTCGCTGATAACTGCTTCGGTCACTCAATGTTGCTGTAAAAAAGAAGTTGGTATCGTTAACCGCCACACCATAACGAATACTATTTTTTTTATCAAAATGGATGGTTGGAATGGCTGAAAATTCAGGGGATGGTTTCCCTGAAAGATCCTGACTTTGATAAACCGGAAGTTTGGCACACGACAACGAAAATAGGGCAAGTAAAATGTAGCCGATCATCTTTCCTGATCGCTTGTTAAGTAGATTCATGAATTGCAATCTTGTTTAATAAAACCTATGTTTTCAGAGTTAGACACAGACCTGAATCTAAACTTGCGGAACAGATTGCATTTGATTTGAATTTTTTAACTCAGGTGCTTCAATCCCTGAAATAAAAAGATCCCGATCGA
It contains:
- a CDS encoding BspA family leucine-rich repeat surface protein, producing the protein MNKNFILLVSTFFLFIQVHAQSQKLNINSPSLSWSQFKSANVSQDFEKSIIQARPFILNPKLTNSEELVLGDTLMLDLFSDKHYTSVIREKYTIADHNTTFVAKLEGFDFAYCFLTISETNCLLNINIPELQEKYRTHLDLKDHTQYLTQIDEKLGDILPGGYLDSRLREVSKSGLQNENLKGLKFDNKQDISLESDAIRTAADDSVQIDILSLYTPAAKEWAENNGKNIDLLISQIFASCNIASENSKLGIHFNNVYSTQVDYTESGSSETDAYNLQDGQIPDVYELRDVTKADLVLLLEKIDDFGGMSTSLSNRNGDDTEVFSIVRVQQADDLNIGIHEIGHLLGAGHHKMQEPNPGPTWWNNTWFENTWSAGWNWTSESGDFCSIMTYSDGLFFSTGKIFSNVLNFSDPNILHDVQPTGDSLNADNARTIREVKSNVAKYREKENYDLPVVFTKNVSEQTKNGVVTGGIIISEGKSELSAKGMVWSTERMPTLEDNVINESSGLDNFESEIDGLVPGSMYYIRAYATNESGTEYGNQVVVLFNGGEERDFITLWKIPEGQNKLEFLLGRDDTVAYKWETVPAQDSGSGVFSEGFGLVEISDLPAGDTVRLRISSENLTRFCNFNENCPEDMIAPDRENLLNVEQWGTAMWKSMHGAFWECTNLDITATDIPDLQNTFSMYRMFSFCESLNAPENINLWNVSSIRDMSYAFYFAESFNQNIGDWDVSHVEKMKLMFNNAKSFNQDIGGWNVSKVKNMWDMFQHAENFNQYIGNWDVSNVTDMGQMFAGASKFNQPIGDWDVSSVSNMYGMFKEASTFNHEIGNWDVSNLVNMGLMFDGANQFNQYIGDWDVANVVNMEGMFSGAHDFNQDIGSWNVLKVTNMGIMFQGASSFNADISAWDVSSVTNMENMFFNASSFNYDLGEWDVSHVTNMRAMFKSALNFNQDLSSWNVSNVTNMFWMFKWARDFNQNLGKWDLTGVSNLEGMLDECGLDCVNYSKTLKGWFENENTPDSITLGAKNLHYSINVNNEREGLIVYKDWTITEDTVSEDCDFDPSDITSSDEKTILKSDIEVYPNPSSDELIVKYFENSTDIKYEIVSSLGSTLLAGKLTAELTEIQTTQLLPGIYIIRFVNNSFSKTEKIIKK
- a CDS encoding DUF5063 domain-containing protein; translated protein: MDQIVYSKNVVEFVTVANEYCSTIENVSHLTAQENLAKLQKLLPLLYLKASVVEKIEMEMDEELEKFVSELDYNMLHQKWLQLLGENDGFYEVFDPNIQFGEETVRASVSENLLDIYQDLKDCITNYSIGNEEVMNDAISECIYHFEEFWGQQLVNVMRAVHMLVYSGADFSEKSSNEDVVPGKGNPEWLDKFWGTDQEEE
- a CDS encoding 3'-5' exonuclease: MFKESISNEELTDLPLKRFEGQIILVDSLQKVKYALEELNGASIIGFDTETKPSFKKGVVNKVALLQLSTKNKAFLFRINRIGLPREIVELLANENVIKPGVAIRDDIKGLQEFVPFKPGGFVELQDEAKEMGIQNFSLKKLTAIACGFRISKGQQLTNWEASELTEAQQYYAATDAWAALEIFENFSKN
- a CDS encoding class I SAM-dependent rRNA methyltransferase, with the translated sequence MAKEFVKVVLKSGKDQSVLRFHPWVFSGAIKKMYGTPAEGDLVKVYSNKDQFLGIGHYQVGSIAIRIVSFEEVEPDYDFWRSKIESAWNLRKMTGFDYNPETNVFRLIHAEGDGMPGLIVDFYNGTAVMQMHSIGMYLIREELVKALQEVMGDKLKAVYNKSEKTLPFKADVKSEDGYLFGSESETEVQEYGLRFKVDWEKGQKTGFFVDQRENRKLVQDYSKGRDVLNMFCYTGGFSFYAMQGDAKSVHSVDASAKAIDLTDENVELNFPGDERHKSTVIDGFEYLKDIQDKYDLIILDPPAFAKHRKTLPQALKGYKRINTRAFEQIRRGGILFTFSCSQVVSKEKFREAVFSAAAIAGRNVRILHQMSQPVDHPVNIYHPESEYLKGLVLYVE
- a CDS encoding phosphoadenylyl-sulfate reductase; its protein translation is MSKQQFTDKYNTQLEGKSIVEKLQFLVEQHPGKVVFTTSFGYEDQVITDIIFKNDLPIKVVTLDTGRLFPETYKVYRSTLEKYNKPIKAYFPPTEEVEKLLDEKGPFSFYESLENRKECCYIRKVIPLKRALIGNEIWITGLRASQSDNRSDMKFFEYDEGNDIVKFNPLMEWSLEETIDWVKKYNVPYNVLHDKGFVSIGCQPCTRAIQPDEDFRAGRWWWEQGSGKECGLHSVKK